The Rhizobium etli 8C-3 genome has a segment encoding these proteins:
- the otnK gene encoding 3-oxo-tetronate kinase, whose translation MLIGAVADDITGATDLCLMLSREGMKTLQVIGMPEEGTDFGDADAVVVALKSRTVPAAEAVRDSTAAAGKLLAAGAEQLLFKYCSTFDSTDDGNIGPVADALQDLTGAELTIACPSFPAAGRTVYKGHLFVGDRLLSESSLKDHPLTPMHDPDLVRVLQRQTRRPVGLVDWPVIARGEDAIRGAFAQQQAAGKRILVVDTLSDADLRTIGAACDGMKLVTGGSGIAMGLPENFRKRKKLPVRRAMTRMTAPAGRRVVLAGSCSLATRGQIEVARNDAAAVLRLDISAVADGSQSAAEIADWVISQDKDRLPLVYSSASPEQLQSIQAAMGRHESGALVEQTLAEVAERLKQNGFTRFLIAGGETSGAVINALGVKTLSIGPEIDPGVPWTRSLSGPDIVLALKSGNFGAPDFFLKAWAQLETEGSDV comes from the coding sequence GTGCTAATCGGTGCTGTAGCCGACGACATCACCGGAGCCACCGATCTTTGCCTCATGCTGTCGCGTGAAGGCATGAAGACCCTGCAAGTCATCGGAATGCCGGAGGAAGGGACTGATTTTGGCGATGCCGATGCGGTGGTCGTCGCGCTCAAATCGAGAACGGTCCCTGCGGCCGAAGCCGTCAGGGATTCGACGGCGGCGGCCGGCAAGCTGCTTGCCGCCGGTGCAGAGCAGCTGCTGTTCAAATATTGCTCGACGTTCGATTCCACTGATGACGGCAATATCGGGCCGGTCGCCGACGCGCTTCAGGATCTGACCGGGGCCGAGCTGACAATTGCTTGTCCGTCCTTTCCTGCAGCCGGCCGCACCGTCTATAAGGGGCATCTTTTTGTCGGCGACCGGCTCCTGTCGGAAAGCTCTCTGAAGGACCATCCCTTAACGCCAATGCACGATCCCGATCTTGTCCGGGTCCTGCAACGGCAGACAAGACGGCCGGTCGGTCTTGTCGATTGGCCGGTGATCGCCAGGGGCGAAGACGCCATCCGGGGGGCATTTGCGCAGCAGCAGGCGGCAGGAAAGCGCATCCTCGTCGTCGATACATTGTCGGATGCCGATCTGCGCACGATCGGGGCGGCTTGCGACGGCATGAAGCTTGTGACGGGCGGTTCCGGCATTGCCATGGGCTTGCCCGAGAATTTCAGAAAACGCAAGAAATTGCCCGTCCGCAGGGCCATGACCCGCATGACGGCGCCGGCAGGGCGCCGGGTTGTCCTTGCCGGATCCTGCTCGCTTGCTACCCGCGGTCAGATCGAGGTTGCCCGCAATGACGCTGCGGCGGTTCTGAGGCTTGATATTTCGGCCGTTGCCGATGGAAGCCAGAGCGCGGCAGAAATCGCCGACTGGGTGATTTCGCAAGACAAGGACCGTCTGCCGCTCGTTTATTCCAGCGCCAGTCCCGAACAACTTCAGAGCATCCAGGCGGCCATGGGACGGCACGAATCCGGAGCGCTCGTCGAACAGACGCTGGCCGAGGTGGCCGAGCGGCTGAAGCAGAATGGCTTTACCCGTTTTCTGATTGCTGGCGGAGAGACTTCAGGCGCGGTGATCAATGCGCTCGGCGTCAAGACACTTTCGATCGGCCCTGAAATCGATCCCGGCGTGCCATGGACCCGCAGCCTAAGCGGTCCCGACATTGTGCTGGCTTTGAAATCCGGCAACTTCGGCGCTCCGGATTTCTTCCTGAAAGCATGGGCGCAGCTTGAAACGGAGGGGTCGGATGTCTGA
- the otnC gene encoding 3-oxo-tetronate 4-phosphate decarboxylase has product MSEINRVREEICRTGQSLFERGLTSGSTGNISVRLSDGGWLMTPTNASMGTLDPARLSLFDASGKLLSGDAPTKEAFLHFSMYGERGDAGAVVHLHSSHATAVSILRDIDPFDVLPPLTAYYVMRVGRLPLVPYFAPGDMALADTVRSLAGRHHAMLLANHGPVVAGTTLANAQFAAEELEETAKLFLMLQHHAKRMLSAEQVDELRKRFNLP; this is encoded by the coding sequence ATGTCTGAGATTAACCGCGTGCGTGAAGAGATATGCCGTACGGGGCAGTCGCTATTCGAGCGTGGGCTGACCTCCGGCTCGACCGGCAATATCTCCGTTCGCCTTTCCGACGGCGGTTGGCTGATGACGCCGACCAATGCCTCGATGGGGACGCTTGATCCGGCCCGCCTTTCCCTCTTCGACGCCTCGGGCAAACTCCTGTCCGGCGATGCGCCGACCAAGGAAGCATTTCTGCATTTTTCGATGTATGGCGAGCGCGGTGATGCCGGCGCTGTCGTCCATCTCCATTCGAGCCATGCAACTGCCGTCAGCATTCTGCGCGATATCGATCCGTTCGACGTGCTGCCGCCCTTGACCGCCTATTACGTCATGCGCGTGGGGCGCTTGCCTCTTGTTCCCTATTTTGCCCCTGGGGATATGGCGCTCGCAGACACGGTGCGGTCGCTGGCCGGTCGTCATCACGCCATGCTGCTTGCCAATCATGGGCCGGTCGTCGCCGGCACGACGCTCGCAAACGCCCAGTTCGCCGCCGAAGAGCTTGAGGAAACTGCAAAGCTTTTTCTCATGCTGCAGCATCACGCCAAAAGGATGCTGAGTGCAGAACAGGTAGACGAATTGCGCAAACGCTTCAACCTACCTTAG
- a CDS encoding NAD(P)-dependent oxidoreductase, whose protein sequence is MAEIKEKVGFVGVGLMGHGIAKNIVEKGFPLTVIAHRNRDPVDDLIGRGAREAGSLSELAKNSTMIFLCLTSSKEVSLVIEEMRPALAPETVIVDCSTGDPTVTMRIAETLAALKVHFADAPLSRTPKEAWEGTLDCMVGADDATFERIQPVVSTWAAKIVHIGGVADGHRMKLLNNFISLGMGALFAEALALSRKVGISVERFDSVIRGGRMDSGFYQTFMGYALDGNRNAHRFTLSNAYKDLKYLESMANDATVATPLASAVKNSYAAAVADGGNGPEDYVPHLADFVARRNNVG, encoded by the coding sequence GTGGCTGAGATCAAGGAGAAAGTCGGATTTGTCGGCGTTGGACTGATGGGTCACGGTATTGCGAAGAACATCGTCGAAAAAGGCTTCCCGCTGACGGTGATCGCACACCGTAATCGAGATCCGGTCGACGACCTCATCGGCCGCGGCGCCCGCGAGGCGGGTTCGCTTTCGGAGCTTGCGAAAAATTCGACGATGATCTTTCTGTGCCTCACAAGCTCGAAGGAAGTGTCCCTGGTGATCGAGGAAATGCGGCCGGCCCTTGCCCCGGAAACGGTGATTGTCGACTGCTCGACCGGGGATCCCACGGTGACAATGCGTATTGCCGAAACGCTTGCGGCGCTAAAGGTCCATTTTGCCGACGCACCGCTTAGCCGGACGCCGAAGGAGGCGTGGGAGGGGACTTTGGACTGCATGGTCGGCGCCGATGATGCGACATTCGAACGGATTCAGCCGGTGGTATCGACATGGGCGGCAAAGATCGTTCATATCGGCGGGGTCGCCGACGGTCATCGTATGAAGCTTCTCAACAATTTCATTTCGTTGGGCATGGGCGCTCTCTTTGCCGAGGCTCTGGCACTTTCCCGAAAGGTCGGAATCTCGGTGGAACGCTTCGACAGCGTCATCCGGGGCGGGCGCATGGACAGCGGATTTTACCAGACCTTCATGGGTTATGCTCTGGACGGGAATCGAAATGCGCATCGCTTCACGCTTTCGAACGCGTATAAGGATTTGAAATATCTGGAATCCATGGCAAATGACGCGACCGTTGCCACGCCGCTTGCAAGTGCGGTGAAGAATTCATATGCGGCGGCAGTGGCAGACGGCGGCAACGGTCCTGAGGATTACGTGCCGCATCTTGCAGATTTTGTTGCCCGGAGAAACAATGTCGGTTGA
- the panC gene encoding pantoate--beta-alanine ligase — protein MRVVTKIAELREQVAAIKKEGRTLGFVPTMGYLHAGHMELVARARTDNDAVVVSIFVNPLQFGKNEDLTRYPRDLERDSAMLSAAGVDILFCPSVSEMYPRPMQTIVDVPALGSELEGAVRPGHFAGVATVVTKLFNIVQPDAAYFGKKDYQQVVIIKRMVEDLALPVRIVAVETVREADGLAFSSRNSYLTAQERAAAVIVPKALEEAERLCREGIDGPQALEAALAAFIAREPLAVAEVVAVRDPQTLTRLETLHGRQALVALFVRIGSTRLLDNRIIGHRRHAQSRAA, from the coding sequence ATGCGTGTCGTAACAAAGATTGCCGAACTGCGGGAGCAGGTTGCGGCGATCAAGAAGGAAGGCCGGACCCTCGGATTCGTCCCGACGATGGGGTACCTTCACGCCGGGCATATGGAGCTGGTCGCGCGTGCACGCACCGACAACGATGCCGTCGTCGTCTCCATATTCGTCAATCCGTTGCAGTTCGGAAAGAACGAAGACCTGACGCGCTATCCGAGAGACCTGGAAAGGGACAGCGCCATGCTCTCTGCCGCCGGCGTCGATATCCTTTTTTGCCCAAGCGTTTCGGAGATGTATCCGCGACCGATGCAGACGATCGTGGACGTGCCGGCACTCGGCAGCGAATTGGAAGGTGCCGTGCGGCCCGGACATTTTGCCGGTGTTGCGACTGTCGTGACCAAGCTTTTCAATATCGTTCAGCCGGATGCCGCCTATTTTGGCAAAAAGGACTACCAACAGGTCGTAATCATCAAGCGGATGGTCGAGGATCTTGCACTGCCGGTCCGCATTGTCGCGGTCGAGACTGTCCGGGAAGCCGACGGGCTCGCGTTTTCATCGCGAAACAGTTACCTGACGGCGCAGGAGCGTGCCGCAGCGGTGATCGTTCCAAAGGCCCTTGAGGAAGCCGAACGACTTTGCCGGGAGGGCATCGACGGGCCTCAGGCGCTGGAGGCGGCATTGGCCGCGTTCATTGCACGCGAGCCGCTCGCCGTGGCTGAAGTCGTCGCCGTTCGCGATCCGCAGACCCTGACACGACTTGAAACCTTGCACGGTCGGCAGGCCCTTGTCGCCCTTTTCGTGCGGATCGGTTCGACAAGGCTCCTTGACAACAGGATCATCGGCCACCGGCGCCACGCCCAGTCGAGGGCTGCGTGA
- the panB gene encoding 3-methyl-2-oxobutanoate hydroxymethyltransferase, translating into MSKPSNQRRLTPIRIQSMKGSTPIVCLTAYTTPMARALDAHCDLLLVGDSVGMVLYGLPSTTSVTLDMMIAHGQAVMRGVSRACVIVDLPFGSYQESKEQAFRSAVRIMKETGCDGVKLEGGEEMVETIAFLTARGVPVCGHIGLMPQQVHTAGGYRSLGHNESEIARVRRDARAVGGSGAFAVVVEGMVEPLAREVTASIHAATIGIGASPACDGQILVAEDMLGVFTDFKPKFVKRYAGLAQTIEEAASAYADDVRNRRFPAKEHTFDVRSPQ; encoded by the coding sequence ATGAGCAAGCCCTCCAATCAACGGCGGCTGACGCCAATTCGCATCCAGTCCATGAAGGGCTCAACGCCGATCGTTTGCCTGACCGCTTATACGACACCGATGGCGCGTGCCCTTGATGCCCATTGCGATCTGCTTTTGGTCGGCGATTCCGTCGGCATGGTGCTCTATGGCCTGCCGAGCACGACTTCCGTTACGCTCGACATGATGATCGCCCACGGCCAGGCGGTCATGCGGGGGGTCTCGCGGGCCTGCGTCATCGTCGATTTGCCCTTCGGCAGCTACCAGGAATCGAAAGAACAGGCTTTCCGCAGTGCCGTGCGTATCATGAAGGAAACCGGCTGCGACGGCGTCAAGCTGGAGGGTGGCGAGGAGATGGTCGAGACCATCGCCTTTTTGACCGCGCGCGGCGTGCCGGTATGCGGACATATCGGGCTGATGCCGCAACAGGTGCACACCGCCGGCGGTTACCGCTCGCTCGGCCACAACGAAAGCGAGATCGCCAGGGTCAGGCGCGATGCCCGAGCAGTCGGCGGATCCGGCGCTTTTGCGGTCGTCGTCGAGGGAATGGTGGAGCCTCTGGCGCGCGAGGTGACCGCCTCGATCCACGCCGCGACGATCGGCATCGGCGCCTCGCCGGCCTGCGACGGGCAGATTTTGGTAGCCGAAGACATGCTGGGCGTCTTCACCGATTTCAAGCCCAAATTCGTCAAACGCTATGCTGGACTTGCACAGACGATCGAGGAGGCGGCAAGCGCCTATGCTGACGATGTGCGAAATCGACGGTTCCCGGCCAAGGAACACACGTTCGACGTTCGATCACCGCAGTGA
- a CDS encoding DUF899 family protein, whose protein sequence is MADHPHLTPAIELARRNGARFPNESEDYRRARDALLAEEIELRRHIERVAAQRRALPPGGVVTKEYRFEGNNGIVSLKDLFADKNTLVVYSYMFGPERERPCPMCTSLLSAWDGEVPDMQQRIALAVVARSPLERLLSFQKERGWRYLPLYSDIDDDYSRDYRALGHGGSDDAAFNVFTRRDGTIRHFWSEEMGPATADPGQDPRGAPDAMPIWTVLDCTPEGRAPDWYPKLSYPS, encoded by the coding sequence ATGGCTGATCATCCGCACCTGACACCCGCAATCGAACTCGCCCGCAGAAACGGCGCCCGATTTCCGAACGAGAGTGAAGACTACCGGCGTGCGCGCGACGCGCTGCTTGCCGAAGAGATCGAGCTGCGCCGCCACATAGAACGCGTCGCCGCGCAAAGACGCGCTCTTCCGCCTGGAGGCGTAGTGACGAAGGAATACAGATTTGAGGGAAATAACGGTATCGTGTCGTTGAAAGACCTGTTCGCCGACAAGAACACGCTGGTTGTTTACAGCTACATGTTCGGGCCTGAGCGCGAACGTCCTTGTCCTATGTGTACATCCTTATTATCCGCCTGGGATGGGGAAGTGCCCGACATGCAGCAGCGCATAGCGCTCGCGGTTGTTGCCCGTTCGCCCCTCGAAAGGCTGCTGTCGTTCCAGAAGGAGCGCGGTTGGCGTTATCTACCGCTCTATTCGGATATTGATGACGACTATAGCCGGGACTATCGCGCGCTCGGTCATGGCGGCAGCGATGATGCGGCATTCAACGTCTTCACGCGACGCGACGGGACGATCCGGCATTTCTGGAGCGAGGAAATGGGACCGGCGACAGCCGACCCGGGACAAGACCCGCGCGGTGCTCCCGACGCCATGCCTATCTGGACGGTGCTCGATTGCACGCCGGAAGGACGTGCGCCGGACTGGTATCCGAAGCTCTCCTACCCGAGTTGA
- a CDS encoding AraC family transcriptional regulator translates to MNPDLEVVAIGSGESFKAWEHGYPYRTVRWHFHPEYEIHHVVATTGQYFVGDFIGEFEPDNLVLTGPNLPHNWVSDVPPGTCLPLRCRVLQFTESFLADATRIFPELSACAGILEMSRRGALFTSETASLVGPFLGELVDAKGIRRIELFMNVLDTLSSAPGTRTLASALYHPDPSGFMSAGVNQALAFINTHLTEPFSESDLAGLTGQSPSAFSRSFRRHTGMALVQYVNRLRINFACHLLMSETAMSITDICFAAGFNNISNFNRRFLDQKGMAPSRFRTLLAQNARAVEAA, encoded by the coding sequence ATGAATCCGGATTTGGAAGTGGTCGCGATCGGCAGCGGCGAGTCCTTCAAGGCCTGGGAGCATGGTTATCCCTACCGTACGGTCCGCTGGCACTTCCATCCCGAGTATGAGATCCACCATGTCGTGGCGACGACGGGACAATATTTCGTCGGTGATTTTATCGGTGAATTCGAGCCGGACAACCTTGTGCTTACCGGACCGAACCTGCCGCACAACTGGGTGAGCGACGTGCCGCCGGGCACATGCCTGCCACTGCGCTGCCGGGTGCTTCAATTCACCGAGTCCTTCCTTGCAGATGCAACTCGGATATTTCCGGAGCTCTCGGCCTGTGCCGGCATTTTGGAAATGAGCCGTCGGGGTGCGTTGTTCACATCTGAAACGGCGTCGCTCGTCGGCCCGTTCCTTGGGGAGCTGGTCGACGCCAAGGGAATTCGCCGCATCGAGCTTTTCATGAACGTGCTCGACACGCTGAGTTCTGCGCCGGGCACGCGCACCCTTGCAAGCGCGCTCTATCATCCGGATCCCTCGGGTTTCATGTCGGCCGGGGTGAACCAGGCGCTGGCCTTTATCAATACACATCTGACCGAACCTTTCAGTGAAAGCGACCTTGCCGGCCTGACGGGGCAAAGCCCAAGCGCGTTCTCCCGCAGCTTCCGTCGGCATACCGGCATGGCGCTTGTCCAATATGTAAACCGGCTGCGGATCAACTTCGCTTGCCATCTGCTGATGAGCGAAACCGCCATGTCGATAACCGACATCTGCTTTGCTGCCGGCTTCAACAACATCTCGAATTTCAATCGCCGGTTTCTGGATCAGAAGGGCATGGCGCCCTCGCGTTTCAGAACATTGCTGGCACAAAATGCACGAGCGGTGGAGGCCGCCTAA
- a CDS encoding sugar ABC transporter substrate-binding protein, whose product MTQFAWKLAGAAALAVGLLGSTSTFAQSAKVTDATVAFLMPDQSSTRYEEHDYPGFEAEMKKLCAGCKVIYQNANGDASRQQQQFNSAISQGAKAIVLDPVDSTAAASLVKMAQSQGVKVIAYDRPIPSAAADYYVSFNNEEIGKMIAKSLVDHLKAKNVQAGDGGLLEINGSPTDAAAGLIKKGIHAGLAEGGYPILAEFDTPEWAPPKAQQWASGQITRFGKKIIGVVAANDGTGGAAVAAFKAAGIDPVPPVTGNDATIAGLQLIIAGDQYNTISKPSEIVAAAAANVAMQLLSGETPKADTTLFDTPTQLFTPALVTAENLKAEIIDKTVNGKPIQTPEELCTDRYAEGCKKLGIGS is encoded by the coding sequence ATGACCCAATTCGCATGGAAATTGGCAGGCGCAGCAGCGCTCGCCGTCGGTCTTCTCGGCAGCACGTCGACCTTTGCGCAGTCTGCAAAGGTAACCGATGCAACGGTCGCCTTTCTGATGCCCGACCAAAGCTCCACACGCTATGAGGAGCACGACTATCCGGGCTTTGAAGCGGAAATGAAAAAGCTTTGCGCCGGCTGCAAGGTGATTTACCAAAACGCGAACGGCGACGCTTCGCGCCAGCAGCAACAGTTCAACTCGGCGATCTCGCAAGGCGCCAAGGCGATCGTGCTTGATCCGGTCGATTCGACGGCTGCCGCATCACTGGTCAAGATGGCGCAGAGCCAGGGCGTCAAGGTGATCGCCTATGACCGTCCGATTCCCTCTGCCGCGGCAGACTATTATGTCTCCTTCAACAATGAGGAAATCGGCAAGATGATCGCCAAATCGCTGGTCGATCATCTGAAGGCAAAGAATGTCCAAGCTGGCGACGGTGGTCTACTTGAGATCAACGGCTCGCCGACGGATGCTGCCGCAGGCCTCATCAAGAAGGGTATTCATGCCGGTCTTGCCGAGGGCGGCTATCCGATCCTTGCCGAATTCGACACGCCCGAATGGGCTCCGCCGAAGGCGCAGCAGTGGGCGAGCGGACAGATCACCCGATTCGGCAAGAAGATCATCGGCGTCGTGGCCGCCAATGATGGCACAGGTGGCGCTGCCGTTGCAGCCTTCAAGGCTGCCGGCATCGATCCTGTGCCGCCGGTCACCGGCAATGATGCGACGATCGCCGGCCTGCAGCTCATTATCGCAGGCGACCAATACAACACCATCTCCAAGCCAAGCGAGATCGTTGCCGCGGCTGCGGCCAACGTCGCCATGCAGCTGCTGTCGGGCGAAACGCCGAAGGCCGATACCACGCTCTTCGACACGCCGACGCAACTCTTCACGCCGGCCCTCGTTACCGCTGAAAACCTGAAGGCCGAGATCATCGACAAAACAGTCAATGGCAAACCGATCCAGACCCCCGAGGAGCTGTGCACGGATCGTTACGCCGAAGGCTGCAAAAAGCTCGGCATCGGCAGCTGA
- a CDS encoding ATP-binding cassette domain-containing protein has protein sequence MTDASNQAAPPGEVVLSLKGISKHFGAVSALTDIDLDVHAGEVVALVGDNGAGKSTLVKILAGVHQPSSGEITFRGSKVTLADPSAALSLGIATVFQDLALCENLDVVANIFLGRELSPLRLDETAMEVRAWTLLNELSARIPSVRIPIASLSGGQRQTVAIARSLLLEPKLILLDEPTAALGVAQTAEVLNLIERVRDRGLGVVMISHNMEDVRAVADRIVVLRLGRNNGVFYPDASNQELVTAITGATENAVSRRASRRQAQQDTRQEGQV, from the coding sequence ATGACTGACGCTTCCAACCAAGCAGCCCCGCCCGGGGAAGTGGTGCTCAGCCTAAAAGGTATCTCGAAACATTTCGGTGCCGTCTCGGCGCTCACCGATATCGATCTTGACGTTCACGCAGGCGAAGTCGTGGCGCTCGTCGGCGACAACGGCGCCGGCAAATCGACGCTCGTGAAGATCCTTGCAGGCGTCCACCAGCCGAGTTCGGGCGAGATCACGTTCCGCGGCAGCAAGGTGACGTTGGCCGACCCGAGTGCGGCCCTCTCCCTGGGTATTGCGACCGTGTTTCAGGACCTTGCACTTTGCGAGAACCTTGATGTCGTTGCCAACATTTTCCTCGGCCGTGAGCTCAGTCCTTTGAGGCTTGACGAGACCGCGATGGAGGTTCGTGCCTGGACGCTGTTGAACGAGCTTTCGGCCCGCATTCCAAGTGTCCGCATTCCGATCGCATCGCTGTCGGGTGGACAACGACAGACGGTGGCGATCGCCCGGTCCCTGCTTCTGGAGCCAAAGCTCATCCTGCTCGACGAGCCGACAGCCGCCCTTGGCGTTGCCCAGACGGCAGAGGTTCTGAACCTGATCGAGCGGGTGCGCGATCGCGGCCTCGGCGTCGTAATGATCAGCCATAACATGGAGGACGTGCGTGCCGTAGCCGACCGCATCGTCGTCTTGAGACTTGGGCGGAACAATGGAGTTTTCTATCCCGATGCGTCCAACCAGGAACTCGTCACCGCCATCACCGGGGCGACTGAGAATGCAGTCTCGCGCCGTGCCAGCCGTCGCCAGGCGCAGCAGGACACGAGGCAGGAGGGCCAAGTATGA
- a CDS encoding sugar ABC transporter permease, translated as MTSDAKQTTLLDRGDVRVSHDAGIGATIRSSIDKVRSGDLGSLPVVVGLVIIWTVFGTLNPTFLSSNNLANLLFDASTVGVISLGIVCVLMVGEIDLSVGSISGFASAMVGMLWVNQGWPVAIAIIAAITVGGLIGALYALLFNRLGMPSFVSTLAGLLAVLGMQLYLLGATGSINLPYGSPLVNFGQLLVIPRPLAYVLALLPGVVMLVSGYRAGQRRRQANLSSRSIGALVVRVALITILLEFVVFYLNQDRGIPWMFALFVALAIVMNYALTRTQWGRSMAAVGGNREAARRAGINVRLIYTSAFVLCAMFAALGGVLAAARLASASQQAGTGDVNLNAIAAAVIGGTSLFGGRGSAYSALLGIIVIQSIASGLTMLDLSSALRYMITGAVLAIAVIVDSLARRSRVSHGRA; from the coding sequence ATGACCAGCGATGCGAAACAAACAACGCTTCTGGATCGAGGTGATGTTCGCGTCAGCCACGATGCGGGTATTGGCGCGACGATCCGTTCTTCGATCGACAAGGTGCGCTCTGGCGACCTTGGCTCGCTTCCTGTGGTCGTTGGCCTGGTGATCATCTGGACAGTCTTCGGAACCCTCAACCCGACGTTTCTTTCAAGCAACAATCTTGCAAACCTGCTTTTCGACGCATCCACGGTCGGGGTGATTTCGCTTGGAATCGTTTGCGTGCTGATGGTCGGCGAGATCGACCTGTCGGTCGGTTCAATCAGTGGCTTTGCTTCCGCCATGGTCGGCATGCTGTGGGTCAATCAGGGCTGGCCCGTGGCGATTGCAATCATTGCCGCCATCACCGTCGGCGGATTGATCGGCGCGCTGTATGCTCTGCTTTTCAATCGCCTTGGAATGCCCAGTTTCGTTTCGACGCTTGCCGGTCTGCTGGCGGTACTCGGAATGCAGCTCTATCTGCTTGGCGCGACAGGCTCGATCAACCTGCCTTACGGCTCGCCTTTGGTGAACTTCGGGCAACTGCTCGTCATTCCGCGTCCACTGGCATACGTGCTTGCGCTGCTGCCGGGCGTCGTGATGCTGGTTTCAGGCTATCGGGCTGGGCAACGCCGCAGGCAAGCCAATCTCTCGTCGCGCTCGATCGGTGCTCTCGTCGTGCGTGTCGCTTTAATCACGATCCTCCTCGAATTCGTCGTCTTTTATCTCAATCAGGATCGCGGCATCCCGTGGATGTTCGCGCTCTTCGTCGCCCTTGCGATCGTGATGAACTACGCGCTCACGCGGACCCAATGGGGCCGCTCGATGGCGGCCGTCGGCGGCAATCGCGAGGCGGCACGCCGCGCAGGTATCAATGTCCGGCTCATCTACACCAGCGCCTTCGTTCTCTGCGCCATGTTTGCCGCACTTGGCGGCGTGCTCGCGGCGGCGCGTCTTGCATCGGCAAGCCAGCAGGCCGGGACCGGCGACGTCAACCTGAATGCGATCGCAGCAGCCGTCATCGGCGGAACAAGCCTCTTCGGGGGCCGCGGCAGCGCTTACTCGGCACTCCTCGGCATCATCGTCATCCAGTCGATCGCAAGCGGACTGACGATGCTCGATCTGTCTTCGGCGCTTCGCTACATGATCACCGGCGCAGTTCTCGCCATTGCAGTCATCGTCGATTCGCTGGCACGCCGGTCGCGGGTCTCGCACGGCCGCGCCTGA
- a CDS encoding SDR family oxidoreductase produces the protein MGQELSGKVAAITGAASGIGLECAKSLLREGASVALIDKAEDSLKSICSKLGASAFPLAADLTDPASVSTMMPQILERFGKLDIFHANAGSYIGGEVVDGDPDAWDRMLNLNINAAFRSVQSVLPHMVERKTGDIIMTSSIAGLVPVVWEPIYTASKHAVQAFVHTVRRQVIKHGIRVGAVAPGPVVTALISDWPQEKLDETIAAGGLMEAREVADAVLFMLTRPRNVTIRDLVILPHSTDL, from the coding sequence ATGGGACAGGAACTTTCTGGAAAGGTCGCAGCGATTACCGGGGCTGCCTCGGGGATCGGTCTTGAATGCGCCAAATCGTTATTGCGGGAGGGTGCGAGCGTCGCTCTCATCGACAAGGCCGAAGATTCACTGAAAAGCATATGCTCTAAGCTGGGTGCGAGCGCCTTCCCTCTGGCCGCCGATCTGACCGATCCCGCCAGCGTCTCAACGATGATGCCGCAGATTCTCGAGCGTTTCGGAAAGCTCGATATCTTTCACGCCAATGCGGGCTCCTACATCGGCGGGGAGGTCGTGGACGGCGATCCGGATGCCTGGGACCGGATGCTGAACCTGAATATCAATGCAGCCTTCCGATCGGTCCAGTCGGTCTTGCCTCATATGGTGGAGAGAAAGACCGGCGACATCATCATGACCAGCTCGATCGCCGGTCTGGTTCCCGTTGTGTGGGAGCCGATCTATACTGCGTCGAAACACGCCGTGCAGGCCTTCGTCCATACGGTCAGGCGTCAGGTCATAAAGCACGGCATTCGCGTCGGTGCTGTCGCGCCGGGCCCGGTGGTGACGGCCCTGATCAGCGATTGGCCGCAGGAGAAACTCGATGAGACGATTGCCGCAGGAGGATTGATGGAGGCCAGGGAGGTCGCAGACGCGGTGCTCTTCATGCTGACGCGACCACGCAACGTGACGATCCGCGACCTCGTCATTTTGCCGCACAGCACGGACCTTTGA